The following is a genomic window from Thermus caldifontis.
CACGCCCATGTCCACCAGGTGCTCCAGGCGCTGGGAAAGGGTGGCGGGGTTCACCCCCCCGATGGCCCGGGAGAGCTCGTTGAACCCCTTGGGGCCTTCCAGGAGGGCCCTGATGATGTGCAGGGTCCACTTCTCCTGGAGGAGGTTCAAGGCGGCGTATACAGGGCAAAAGGCCGCTTCGTGCTCGGCCATGCCCCCATGGTAGCACGGTCCTGGCGGCTCATCCGAGGGGGTCGGTTTGCCTGCACCATGGCCCCTAGGGGGCCGGCTCGGGCGAAATGGCGGTGGGCTTTCGGGCCACCAGGGTGAGGATGATGTAGGCGGCCACGGTTTTGCCCTCCTGGTTCACCACCTCCACCGCCCACTCCACCACCCCCGACCCCTCGTCCTTGGGCCGCTTGGCCTTCACCGTGAGCCGGGCCTGCAGGGTGTCGCCGATGCCCACGGGCTCGGTGAAGCGGAGGCTTTCCAGGCCGTAGTTGGCCAGGACCGGCCCCGGGGCCGGGTCCACGAAAAGCCCCGCCGCCGCCGACAGCACAAAGTAACCGTGGGCCACCCGCTTGCCAAAAAGGCTCTTTTGGGCGGCGATCTCGTCGGTGTGGGCGTAGAAGTGGTCCCAGGAAAGATGGGCAAAAAGGGCGATGTCCGCCTCCGTAACGGTGCGGCGATGGGTCCAGAGGGTTTCCCCGATCTCCAGCTCCTCGTAGTACTTACGGAAGGGATGGACCTGGGCGGCCTTTTCCGCCCCCTTGGCGTACTCCCCGGTGAGGGCTTGGAGGGTGTGGGGGTCGGCCTGCAGGGCCAGGCGGGCCAGGTGGCGCTTAAGGGCCAGAAGCCCCCCTAGCTCCTCCCCACCCCCGGCCCGCCCCGGCCCCCCGTGGAGGAGGCGGGGCAAGGGGGAGCCGTGGCCGGTGGAGGTATGGGCGTTCCTGCGGTTTAGGATGTGCAGCCTTCCCACCTCTC
Proteins encoded in this region:
- a CDS encoding winged helix-turn-helix transcriptional regulator, which produces MAEHEAAFCPVYAALNLLQEKWTLHIIRALLEGPKGFNELSRAIGGVNPATLSQRLEHLVDMGVVEKKVESFMPPRTRYSLTEAGRELEAVIAAIEGWARKNLKAPVG